The Chitinophaga niabensis genomic interval TGGCCAGGATTCAAGTACGGTGATCAATTTCAGGCAATCGGACTATCTGCGGGAAGGCGGAAGGAAACGTTTTCCGGGGATGCTGCTGGTACCCACAATGCTTATTGGATATGGGGCAGCTTCCCTGGGCGTAAATGGCCTGAAGAATGTGAATGGTCATTTTCAGGAGGAACTATACCTGGAGCATAACCCGGCTCCATTGCATATAGACAATTACCTGCAGGTAGCGCCCGCATTGATGGTATATGGTTTAAACATAGCAGGCATTAAGGGAAAGAATAATTTCAGGGATCGTACCATCATTTACGCTATGTCCAATGTGATCATGGGAGGTACGGTATTCCTTACAAAGAACCTCACACAGGAACAGCGGCCGGATGGGTCTGACCGGATGTCCTTTCCTTCCGGCCATACGGCTACGGCCTTTGCAGCAGCAGAGTTCCTCCGGCAGGAGTATAAAGACGTTTCTCCATGGTATGGTATTGCCGGGTATGCCATGGCAGCAACTACCGGATATTTTCGCATGCATAATAAT includes:
- a CDS encoding phosphatase PAP2 family protein, which gives rise to MRKKILSLSLLAMMISPLIYGQDSSTVINFRQSDYLREGGRKRFPGMLLVPTMLIGYGAASLGVNGLKNVNGHFQEELYLEHNPAPLHIDNYLQVAPALMVYGLNIAGIKGKNNFRDRTIIYAMSNVIMGGTVFLTKNLTQEQRPDGSDRMSFPSGHTATAFAAAEFLRQEYKDVSPWYGIAGYAMAATTGYFRMHNNKHWLGDVVAGAGVGILSTDLAYYIYPSMRRMFTNKKTAGTTIIVPTYQQGVPGISMVHVFR